A genomic segment from Helicobacter sp. NHP19-012 encodes:
- the flgL gene encoding flagellar hook-associated protein FlgL: MRITDGNRYNQINYYQNALQNKLNTANNQIASGLKAEYGYQNSQVNNQNLKYGFESNTLDQAHDVAQSAYTSTLNTDKALTELSSTMEQFKTKLIQAASDAHSTTSRQAIALDLQKLKEHMINVANTSVGGEYIFGGSKVDRPPFDQAGNYYGNNENLNALIGSNNLIPYNVSGQNLFLGKDVDRQKIITANIKKLNQSKLHPDIMDAYNRTQNPQEVYINAQDTLRDLIGDTDNDPRNDKPEIFYLQGVRPDGSAFKAKFALDKGYNNKDDATRVQDLLDQIGKAYGNTSTNQVVQVSLNAWGEIEIRDLTPGRATLDFHMISSDKNVDNLNDLFASGARVSTYVKSAFVANRSLESLQSTLYPYDHRMHDIKSAFITTDDNTPATRNTPLKDILGPSVASLKIEGTRPNTPDGRVDETPLEPLILAITPNTTMQDLMDGIKSHFGGKLDVELSNDGHLRIVDNNVRNKAHDSNKPPFDGPSGFSLKITSLDAKGAPTEALPLDYADTYKQTYFSRQGAYLHSNVSQIVPKSMDYATGASTLASVMGAKITQQDYTMVLKDDNGVDITAQLHLSPGGAFLDLPKKEGGVYHIPLYNRDDKTPSLTKPNDFTYRQLMDAMSLAFNFSNSDPKEYEQAQSNAPSKASKDAFLSLLKQADARVDVSLNDRGQVQIHDKIHSQTPMQFMFYDNKASDFSPESLRRDTPAIRLNANNAPTIDTPHIHFFKQLDQVIQAVSEGIDRPDSLQGYGPEMRNIGIQNGIALIDHLSDHIEKIIASNGAHSRNFSHVMRRNEVLKNQVESIRADTTGTDVAQTYNKFAQLRNNYDASLASASKINQMSLTNYM; this comes from the coding sequence ATGCGCATCACCGATGGCAACCGCTACAACCAAATCAACTACTATCAAAATGCGCTCCAAAATAAGCTCAACACCGCCAACAACCAAATTGCCTCGGGGCTTAAGGCCGAGTATGGCTACCAAAATAGCCAAGTCAATAACCAAAACTTGAAATACGGCTTTGAATCCAACACCCTCGATCAAGCCCACGATGTCGCCCAAAGCGCCTACACTTCCACGCTCAACACCGACAAAGCCCTAACCGAGCTCTCCAGCACGATGGAGCAATTTAAAACGAAACTTATCCAAGCTGCCAGCGATGCACACTCCACGACCTCCCGCCAAGCCATCGCCCTAGACTTGCAAAAACTCAAAGAGCACATGATCAATGTTGCCAACACCTCGGTGGGGGGGGAGTATATTTTTGGCGGGAGCAAGGTCGACCGCCCCCCCTTTGATCAAGCGGGCAATTACTACGGCAACAACGAAAATTTAAATGCCCTGATCGGCTCCAATAATTTAATCCCCTACAATGTCAGTGGGCAGAACCTCTTCTTGGGCAAGGATGTAGACCGCCAAAAGATCATCACCGCCAACATCAAAAAGCTCAACCAAAGCAAGTTGCACCCGGATATCATGGACGCCTACAACCGCACCCAAAACCCGCAGGAAGTCTACATCAACGCCCAAGACACGCTGCGCGATCTTATTGGCGACACCGACAACGACCCTAGAAATGACAAACCCGAGATTTTTTATTTGCAAGGGGTGCGCCCCGATGGCAGTGCCTTTAAGGCAAAATTTGCGCTAGACAAGGGCTACAATAATAAAGACGATGCCACAAGAGTGCAGGATTTGCTCGATCAAATCGGCAAGGCGTATGGCAACACTTCCACGAACCAAGTCGTGCAGGTGTCCTTAAACGCATGGGGGGAGATTGAGATCAGAGATTTAACCCCGGGGCGCGCCACTTTAGACTTTCATATGATCTCTAGTGATAAAAATGTAGACAATTTAAATGATTTGTTCGCAAGTGGGGCAAGGGTGAGCACCTATGTAAAAAGCGCGTTTGTGGCTAACCGCTCGCTAGAGAGTTTGCAAAGCACGCTTTACCCCTACGATCACCGTATGCACGACATCAAAAGTGCCTTCATCACCACAGACGACAACACCCCCGCCACCAGAAACACCCCCTTAAAGGACATTCTAGGTCCTAGTGTGGCAAGCCTTAAAATTGAGGGCACGCGCCCCAATACGCCCGATGGTCGCGTGGATGAAACCCCTCTAGAGCCCTTGATTTTAGCCATCACCCCCAACACCACCATGCAGGATTTAATGGATGGGATCAAAAGCCACTTTGGGGGCAAGCTGGATGTGGAGCTCTCTAACGATGGACATTTAAGAATCGTGGACAACAATGTCCGCAACAAGGCGCACGATAGCAACAAACCCCCTTTTGATGGCCCAAGTGGCTTTAGCCTTAAAATCACCAGCCTAGACGCAAAAGGTGCGCCAACTGAAGCCCTGCCCCTAGATTACGCCGACACCTACAAGCAAACCTACTTCAGCCGCCAAGGGGCGTATTTACACAGCAATGTGTCCCAAATCGTGCCTAAGAGCATGGATTATGCCACAGGAGCAAGCACCCTAGCCTCTGTGATGGGCGCAAAAATCACCCAACAAGACTACACCATGGTGCTTAAAGACGACAACGGCGTGGATATAACCGCCCAGCTGCACCTAAGCCCCGGGGGGGCATTTTTAGATCTGCCCAAAAAAGAGGGCGGGGTGTATCACATTCCCCTTTATAATAGAGATGATAAAACCCCCAGCTTGACTAAACCCAACGACTTCACCTACCGCCAGCTGATGGATGCGATGAGCCTAGCCTTTAATTTCAGTAACAGTGACCCCAAGGAATACGAGCAAGCCCAAAGCAACGCCCCCTCTAAGGCGAGCAAGGACGCGTTTTTATCCCTCTTAAAACAGGCGGATGCAAGGGTGGATGTTAGCCTGAATGATCGGGGGCAGGTGCAAATCCACGACAAAATACACTCCCAGACCCCCATGCAATTTATGTTTTACGACAACAAGGCGAGCGACTTTAGCCCCGAGAGCTTAAGACGCGACACGCCTGCCATCCGTCTTAATGCCAACAACGCCCCCACGATCGACACCCCCCACATCCACTTTTTCAAGCAATTAGACCAAGTGATCCAAGCGGTAAGCGAGGGGATCGACCGCCCTGATAGCTTGCAAGGCTATGGGCCAGAAATGCGTAACATTGGGATACAAAATGGGATCGCCCTAATCGATCACTTGAGCGATCACATTGAAAAGATCATCGCCTCCAACGGGGCACACAGCCGCAACTTCTCCCATGTCATGCGCCGCAACGAGGTGTTGAAAAACCAAGTCGAGTCGATCCGTGCCGACACCACCGGCACCGATGTTGCCCAAACTTATAACAAGTTCGCCCAACTGCGCAACAATTACGACGCGTCCTTAGCCTCAGCGAGTAAAATCAACCAAATGAGCCTCACAAATTACATGTAA
- the rplU gene encoding 50S ribosomal protein L21, whose translation MFYAVFKNGGKQYKVQEGDVVLLDRLGLEPKTHFQIHEVLTISKEGQVSYGSPFINGAQIEAEVINEGRGKKVVIFKKRRRKDSKTKRGFRRDFTRVKITKIVA comes from the coding sequence ATGTTTTATGCGGTCTTTAAAAATGGGGGCAAGCAATACAAGGTGCAAGAGGGCGATGTTGTCTTGCTAGACAGGCTGGGCTTAGAGCCTAAAACGCATTTTCAAATCCACGAGGTGCTTACCATCTCTAAAGAAGGGCAAGTGTCCTATGGAAGTCCCTTCATCAATGGGGCGCAGATCGAGGCGGAGGTCATCAACGAGGGGCGGGGCAAAAAGGTCGTGATCTTTAAAAAACGCCGCCGCAAGGACAGCAAAACTAAACGAGGCTTTCGCCGCGACTTCACCCGCGTCAAAATCACAAAAATCGTAGCATAA
- the rpmA gene encoding 50S ribosomal protein L27 has translation MAHKKGQGSTQNNRDSAGRRLGVKKFGSEFVRAGNIIVRQRGTKVHPGKNVGLGKDHTLFALIDGVVHFSHKDKHRKQVSVFPKLA, from the coding sequence ATGGCACACAAGAAGGGACAGGGCAGCACCCAGAATAACCGCGACTCTGCGGGGCGCAGACTAGGCGTTAAAAAGTTTGGCTCGGAGTTTGTGCGGGCGGGCAATATCATCGTGCGCCAAAGAGGCACTAAAGTGCACCCCGGCAAAAATGTGGGGTTGGGCAAAGACCATACCCTTTTTGCCTTGATCGATGGCGTGGTGCACTTCAGCCACAAAGACAAACACCGCAAACAAGTTTCCGTATTTCCTAAATTGGCTTGA
- a CDS encoding ABC transporter substrate-binding protein, translating into MRSLTLFCLSCLCLWAKEGGTLIYARGADGSGMDPALVVDGESYAATSNIYETLVRFKYGSTEIEPALASSWEISKDGLTYTFHLRHGVYFQTTRYWDEKSELTAKDVLFSFERQTGKVPYYKGAKSYGYWASMGMSSIIKKIEALDKYTVRFTLKHPEAPFLADLGMDFLSVLCADYAAHLKDLNKEDELTRKPIGTGPFKLATWFRDDKIVLLKNNDYWGPKAHLDRVVLRVIPNPSVRALALQRGEVSIISAPNRNEIPRLASLPGIAVDEKPGLFVTWMSLNLEKKPFDNRLVRLAINHAINTQDYVKIVYENYATPAINPMPPSMWGYNKDIKPYGYDLKVAKELLAKAGYSNGFETTLFTASKYNKQAAEFIQAQLAKIGIQVRIEFFEWGTYLKKVAMGEHKMAFSGWKADTPDPDNFLYILWSKEAAAEIPTRNGSFYKSDAYSRLVTKAKYLSSQAKRATLYQKAQEVFHNDAPWVPLAYPYSIVARLKSVQGYQVSGVQINRFAHVYFSK; encoded by the coding sequence ATGAGAAGTCTAACCCTTTTTTGCCTCAGCTGTCTGTGCTTGTGGGCTAAAGAGGGCGGGACCTTGATTTACGCCAGGGGGGCGGATGGCTCGGGGATGGACCCGGCGCTGGTCGTGGATGGGGAGAGTTATGCCGCCACTTCTAATATCTATGAAACTTTAGTGCGCTTTAAATACGGCTCGACTGAGATTGAGCCCGCCCTAGCAAGCAGCTGGGAGATTTCTAAAGATGGCCTCACCTACACCTTCCACTTACGCCACGGGGTTTACTTCCAAACCACCCGCTACTGGGATGAAAAGTCTGAGCTCACCGCTAAAGATGTGCTCTTTTCCTTTGAGCGGCAGACGGGGAAAGTGCCCTACTACAAAGGGGCAAAATCCTATGGCTACTGGGCGAGCATGGGCATGTCCTCCATCATTAAAAAAATCGAAGCCTTAGATAAATACACGGTGCGCTTCACCTTAAAACACCCCGAAGCCCCTTTTTTGGCGGATTTGGGCATGGATTTTTTAAGCGTGCTTTGTGCCGACTACGCCGCCCACTTAAAAGACCTAAATAAAGAGGATGAGCTTACTAGAAAGCCCATAGGCACGGGGCCTTTTAAATTAGCGACCTGGTTTAGGGACGATAAAATCGTGCTTTTAAAAAACAACGACTATTGGGGTCCTAAGGCGCATTTAGACCGCGTGGTGCTAAGGGTGATCCCTAACCCCTCTGTGCGTGCCCTAGCTTTGCAAAGAGGGGAGGTGTCTATCATTAGCGCGCCTAATCGCAACGAAATCCCTCGCTTGGCAAGCTTGCCCGGGATCGCTGTGGATGAAAAACCCGGCTTGTTTGTAACTTGGATGAGTTTAAATTTAGAGAAAAAGCCCTTTGACAACCGCCTCGTGCGCCTAGCCATCAACCACGCCATCAACACACAAGATTATGTCAAAATCGTGTATGAAAACTACGCCACGCCGGCCATCAACCCCATGCCCCCCTCCATGTGGGGGTATAACAAGGATATAAAACCCTATGGCTACGATTTAAAAGTCGCCAAAGAGCTTTTAGCCAAGGCGGGCTACTCTAATGGCTTTGAAACCACGCTTTTTACCGCCTCCAAATACAACAAACAAGCCGCCGAGTTTATACAAGCGCAATTGGCAAAGATCGGCATTCAAGTGAGGATCGAATTTTTTGAGTGGGGGACCTACCTTAAAAAAGTGGCGATGGGCGAGCATAAAATGGCGTTCAGTGGCTGGAAGGCAGACACGCCCGATCCGGACAACTTTTTATATATTCTATGGAGCAAAGAGGCGGCGGCAGAGATCCCCACGCGCAACGGCTCTTTTTATAAGAGTGATGCCTACTCTAGGCTGGTTACAAAAGCCAAATATCTCTCCAGCCAAGCCAAACGCGCCACTCTTTATCAAAAAGCCCAAGAGGTCTTCCACAACGACGCCCCCTGGGTGCCCCTAGCCTACCCTTATAGCATTGTGGCGCGGCTTAAGAGTGTGCAAGGCTATCAAGTGAGTGGGGTGCAGATCAACCGCTTTGCGCATGTCTACTTCTCTAAATAA
- a CDS encoding ABC transporter permease, with protein MLLFLLKRILWTIPTLFGVSVLVFSMVHLVPGDPALVILGEHANKEALEALREQMGLNKPLLEQYLSYINHILHGDLGTSLVSGESVLEAFLQRFPATLELSLSALFIALIVGLATGILAAIKRYSLFDNLSMGFALAGVSMPVFWLGLMLIYFFSVKLGWFPVFGRLNDAYYLDGPTGFYLIDSLIAGNLPAFFDALRHLVLPSIALATIPTAIIARMTRASMLEVLQEDYVRTAQAKGCPPWRVILIHTLRNALIPVTTVVGLMLAGLLAGSILTETTFSWPGVGRWMVNALNQRDFPIIQSSSLIVAVIFVGANLVVDILYAFINPQIRLS; from the coding sequence ATGTTGCTTTTTTTGCTCAAGCGGATTTTATGGACGATCCCCACTTTATTTGGGGTGAGTGTCTTGGTTTTTTCCATGGTGCATTTAGTCCCGGGCGATCCGGCTTTGGTGATTTTAGGCGAACATGCCAATAAGGAAGCCCTAGAAGCCTTGAGGGAGCAAATGGGCTTAAACAAGCCCCTTTTAGAGCAGTATTTGAGCTACATAAACCACATTTTGCACGGAGATTTGGGCACTTCTTTAGTCTCAGGTGAGAGTGTGCTCGAGGCGTTTTTACAACGCTTCCCGGCAACTTTGGAGCTCTCTTTAAGCGCGCTTTTTATCGCCCTTATTGTGGGGCTAGCCACAGGCATTTTAGCCGCCATTAAACGCTATAGCCTCTTTGACAATCTTAGCATGGGCTTTGCTTTGGCCGGGGTGAGCATGCCCGTGTTTTGGCTAGGGCTAATGCTGATCTATTTTTTCAGCGTGAAACTGGGCTGGTTTCCCGTCTTTGGACGGCTCAACGATGCCTACTACTTAGACGGACCCACGGGATTTTATTTGATCGATAGTTTGATCGCCGGCAATTTGCCCGCCTTCTTTGACGCGCTGCGCCACTTGGTGTTGCCTAGCATCGCTCTAGCCACGATCCCCACTGCCATCATCGCGCGCATGACCCGCGCGAGCATGCTCGAAGTTTTGCAAGAGGACTATGTGCGCACTGCACAAGCCAAGGGCTGCCCCCCTTGGCGCGTGATCCTTATCCACACCCTAAGAAACGCCTTGATCCCAGTAACCACCGTGGTGGGGCTCATGCTTGCTGGGCTTTTGGCGGGCAGTATCCTCACAGAGACCACCTTTTCGTGGCCGGGCGTGGGGCGCTGGATGGTCAATGCCTTGAACCAAAGAGATTTTCCCATCATCCAATCCTCCAGCCTCATTGTGGCAGTGATCTTCGTGGGGGCGAATTTAGTT